A region of Schistosoma mansoni strain Puerto Rico chromosome 1, complete genome DNA encodes the following proteins:
- a CDS encoding putative exonuclease — protein MGIKGLLPFLKNASAPINLADFSGYVAAVDVYCWIHRSSYACASDLALGIPTDQYVRYVIKYINLMKSCNVKPILVFDGSDLPSKAETDLKRRETKELNRKKAAEYLMKGDKAAAQECFERSVFVTSEMAYEVLRAARNMGVDCVVAPYEADAQLAYLNRTGYADFVITEDSDLLLFGCRQVVFKLDLSGSGVLVAAASGICECCGIPASQFTESKFRYMGIMAGCDYFSGIPGIGLNTAAKILRQTRITNFRELLLKLGFYTKLSNNALAKDDTEVVNTENTRGKRQNVKTNYNKSSQISESLLHTAVRAERTFRLQVIFDIASRCQKRFSEPTPEDIDEELHNLDELKGSDEDEVDLFSYAGRVLKDNEKAFNRALGNISYSDDTIIDNYYPCTSKNDSMQVNGAIIGHSTIQTKMQSSGLRPNPDRLKISIWDKSYPIQKYVLRVYGQTEEVLDTPKLKDRNHLPSSIVSASGYFPIPEKSNDVPKAIDDAINSPPNDDDLGRSQTSRSPVFYKANSNPFRIASESYLCKSKEKVDNNFDISVMLNDERKDYSSIVFSSNMQSVCRRSLDFKYSQYKKPCQPLWRNSTLIESNNKQSNSSDSLKPDLNKSETELQDSSSSTESSPSFLNSHKVASHTSSLPNGKITCDRLSQISKRSPSVQNPHVPDIALPNASILDLKHNSISKLPSNNLKSKHPSHSKISGKNRLPSVQSSTLDSFFQKWKFK, from the exons ATGGGTATCAAGGGTCTCCTTCCATTCTTAAAAAATGCATCAGCTCCAATTAACCTGGCTGACTTTAGTGGCTATGTTGCTGCTGTGGATGTTTATTGTTGGATCCATAGGTCTTCATATGCATGCGCTTCTGATCTAGCACTTGGGATCCCGACTGACCA GTACGTCCGGTATGTTATTAAGTACATCAACCTCATGAAGTCATGTAATGTTAAACCAATCCTTGTCTTTGACGGCTCAGATTTGCCATCCAAGGCTGAAACGGATTTAAAACGTCGAGA GACCAAGGAGTTAAATCGAAAGAAAGCTGCAGAATATCTAATGAAGGGAGATAAAGCAGCTGCACAGGAGTGTTTCGAAAGGTCCGTGTTTGTCACTTCTGAAATGGCGTACGAGGTTCTTCGA GCTGCTCGTAACATGGGTGTTGATTGCGTTGTCGCACCATATGAAGCAGATGCTCAACTAGCGTATCTTAATCGAACGGGTTATGCCGACTTTGTCATCACTGAAGATTCTGATCTATTATTATTTGGATGTAGACAG gtTGTATTCAAACTTGATTTATCGGGATCTGGGGTTCTTGTAGCAGCCGCATCGGGTATATGTGAATGTTGTGGAATTCCTGCTAGTCAATTTACTGAATCGAAATTTAGGTATATGGGTATTATGGCTGGCTGTGACTATTTTAGTGGAATTCCTGGCATAGGATTAAACACTGCTGCTAAA ATATTACGTCAGACCCGCATAACAAATTTCAGAGAGCTGTTGTTGAAATTGGGGTTTTATACCAAACTTAGTAATAATGCTCTTGCGAAGGATGATACAGAAGTTGTGAATACTGAAAATACTCGTGGCAAACGACAAAACGTAAAAACTAATTATAATAAAAGTTCCCAAATAAGTGAATCACTTCTTCATACAGCTGTACGTGCAGAGCGAACGTTTCGACTTCAAGTCATTTTTGATATTGCATCTAGGTGTCAGAAGCGGTTCAGTGAACCTACTCCTGAGGATATTGATGAGGAATTACATAATTTAGATGAGTTAAAAGGATCAGATGAGGACGAAGTTGACCTTTTTAGTTATGCAGGACG GGTTTTAAAAGACAATGAGAAAGCATTCAATCGAGCTCTTGGAAATATCAGCTATTCTGATGATACCATTATAGATAATTACTATCCTTGTACATCAAAA AATGATTCAATGCAAGTAAATGGAGCCATCATTGGACATTCAACTATTCAAACAAAAATGCAATCATCAGGACTACGACCTAATCCAGATCGTTTAAAAATAAGCATATGGGATAAAAGTTATCCTATTCAGAAAT atgTTTTGCGAGTTTACGGTCAAACGGAAGAAGTCCTAGATACACCTAAACTGAAAGATCGAAATCATCTTCCATCTTCTATTGTTTCTGCTTCTGGTTACTTTCCAATTCCAGAAAAAAGTAATGATGTTCCAAAAGCTATAGACGATGCCATCAATAGTCCACCGAATGATGATGATCTTGGTCGTTCTCAAACTTCTCGTAGCCCAGTATTTTACAAAGCTAATTCAAATCCTTTCCGAATAGCCTCCGAATCGTATTTATGTAAATCAAAAGAGAAAGTGGATAATAATTTCGATATTTCTGTAATGTTAAATGATGAACGTAAAGACTATTCTTCCATTGTTTTCAGCAGTAATATGCAGTCTGTCTGTCGACGCTCATTGGA tTTCAAATATTCTCAATACAAGAAACCCTGTCAACCTCTGTGGCGAAATTCTACATTGATTGAGTCAAATAATAAACAGTCAAATTCTTCAGATTCTCTGAAACCTGACCTTAACAAATCGGAAACTGAGTTGCAAGATAGCTCCTCTTCGACCGAGTCGTCTCCAAGTTTTTTAAATTCGCATAAAGTTGCCTCTCATACTTCAAGCCTACCAAATGGGAAAATTACTTGTGATCGCCTCTCGCAAATCAGTAAACGAAGTCCAAGTGTACAAAATCCTCACGTTCCCGATATTGCACTACCGAACGCAAGCATTCTAGATTTAAAACACAATAGC ATTTCAAAACTACCAAGTAACAATCTTAAAAGTAAACACCCTTCGCATTCCAAGATATCTGGGAAAAATCGTTTACCATCTGTACAATCTTCAACTTTGGATTCTTTTTTTCAGAAATGGAAATTTAAATAA
- a CDS encoding putative 26s protease regulatory subunit, translated as MPDYLGSDQRKTKDQKEDEKPIKALDEGDIALLKTYSSAAYSKEIKQCEEDIQTYMKRVNELTGLKESDTGLAPPALWDLAADKTCLSNEHPLQVARCTKIINSDTEEPKYIINVKQFAKFVVDLADTVAPTDIEEGMRVGVDRTKYQIHIPLPPKIDPSVTMMQVEDKPDVTYSDVGGCKEQIEKLREVVELPLLHPEKFVNLGIEPPKGVLLFGPPGTGKTLCARAVANRTDACFIRVIGSELVQKYVGEGARMVRELFELARSKKACIIFFDEIDAVGGARFDDGLGGENEVQRTMLELINQLDGFDPRGNIKVLMATNRPDTLDPALVRPGRLDRKVEFGLPDLEGRTHIFKIHARSMSVEKDIRYELLARLCPNSTGAEIRSVCTEAGMYAIRSRRKMATEKDFLEAVNKVIKSYAKFSATPRYMTYN; from the exons ATGCCAGACTATCTGGGTTCCGACCAACGCAAAACGAAAGATCAGAAAGAGGATGAGAAACCTATTAAGG CTCTTGATGAAGGCGATATAGCCTTGCTGAAAACATAC AGTTCGGCTGCATACAGTAAAGAAATAAAGCAGTGTGAGGAAGACATACAGACCTACATGAAACGAGTAAATGAGCTGACAG GACTTAAAGAGTCGGACACCGGCTTGGCTCCTCCTGCCCTTTGGGATTTAGCTGCTGACAAAACCTGTTTATCAA ATGAACATCCACTGCAGGTCGCACGGTGTACGAAGATAATCAACTCTGATACCGAGGAACCGAAGTATATCATTAATGTCAAACAGTTTGCTAAATTTGTTGTTGATCTGGCTGATACAGTAGCTCCAACTGATATTGAAGAAGGGATGCGTGTTGGAGTCGACCGCACAAAATACCAGATTCATATTCCTTTGCCTCCAAAAATCGATCCAAGCGTAACTATGATGCAAGTGGAGGACAAACCGGATGTCACATATAGTGACGTTGGTGGGTGTAAAGAACAAATCGAAAAGTTAAGGGAAGTCGTTGAACTACCACTACTCCAT CCTGAAAAATTTGTCAATCTTGGCATCGAACCTCCTAAAGGTGTATTACTTTTTGGTCCTCCTGGGACAGGTAAAACATTGTGTGCTCGAGCAGTTGCTAACCGTACCGATGCCTGTTTTATTCGCGTCATTGGATCTGAATTAGTTCAGAAGTATGTAGGTGAAGGTGCGCGCATGGTTAGAGAGTTGTTCGAGTTGGCTAGATCAAAAAAAGCATGTATCATATTTTTCGATGAAATAGATGCTGTTGGCGGTGCCCGTTTCGATGATGGCCTGGGGGGTGAAAATGAAGTTCAGAGAACTATGCTTGAACTAATTAATCAGTTAGATGGTTTTGATCCAAGAGGCAACATAAAA GTGCTAATGGCCACTAACCGACCTGATACTCTCGATCCTGCTCTTGTTAGACCTGGCCGTTTGGATCGAAAAGTCGAATTTGGTCTGCCTGATCTTGAAGGTCGAACTCATATATTTAAAATACATGCTCGTTCTATGTCTGTTGAGAAAGATATTCGTTACGAGCTTCTTGCTCGCCTTTGCCCTAATAGTACTG GTGCAGAGATTCGTAGCGTTTGTACTGAAGCTGGGATGTATGCTATTAGATCGAGACGAAAAATGGCTACCGAGAAAGATTTTTTGGAAGCTGTGAACAAAGTTATCAAGTCGTATGCTAAGTTCAGTGCAACTCCACGATACATGACGTACAACTAA